One segment of Anastrepha obliqua isolate idAnaObli1 chromosome 3, idAnaObli1_1.0, whole genome shotgun sequence DNA contains the following:
- the LOC129242981 gene encoding uncharacterized protein LOC129242981, with translation MANTHFKELLSPVEAAAWDSFEKVVTSFLGKHKSPNFELILNDLIKNYAEMGVNMSFKIHFLHSHLNFFPKNLSDESDEHGERFHQQMKMIESRYQGFWDVAMMGDYCWFLIRETDPYINKRQNKTHNFFNYKIRS, from the exons atggccaatacccatttcaaagaactattgtcaccagtggaggcagcagcgtgggactcttttgaaaaggtcgttacttcttttttaggcaaacacaaaagtcctaacttcgagctgatactgaacgatttaatcaaaaactatgcggaaatgg gagtaaatatgtctttcaaaattcattttctgcactcccatttaaattttttcccgaaaAATCTTAGCGACGAAAGcgacgagcatggcgaaaggtttcaccagcaaatgaaaatgattgaaagtcggtatcaaggattctgggatgtcgctatgatgggtgactactgttggtttctcataagagaaaccgatccttatataaataagcgtcaaaacaagacacataactttttcaattataaaataagatcatag